ATACCTACGGCAACACCACCGATACCTTCTTTAAGTAGTTTAACGGCATGCGCTCCCATACGAGAAGCCAATACACGGTCGCGAGCAGTTGGTGAACCACCACGTTGGATGTGACCAAGTTCAGTCACACGGAGATCGCTAGTATCACCAGCTTCTTTCAGCTTTTTACCAAACTCATCTGCTGACATAACACCTTCAGCAAGAACAATGATATTATGCTTCTTACCTTTTTCATAGCCACGTTTGATGCTGGCAACGATATCTTCAATCTTGAAGCCTTCTTCAGGAATGATAATTTCATCTGCACCTGTAGCAATACCTGCCCAAAGTGCGATATCACCAGCGTTACGTCCCATTACTTCAACAACGAAAGTACGACGGTGACTGGATGATGTATCACGGATCTTGTCGATCGCATCCATTGCAGTTGTAACAGCAGTATCAAAACCGATAGTGAAATCTGTTCCGACAATGTCATTGTCAATAGTTCCAGGTACACCAACAGCTGGGAAGCCATGCTCTGTTAAGCGCATCGCACCATGGTAAGAACCATCTCCACCGATAACAACTACACCTTCAATGCCGTGTTTCTTCAGTTGTTCGATTCCCTTTAATTGCCCTTCAAGTTTTGCAAACTCAGGGTAGCGCGCTGAATGAAGGAAAGTTCCTCCACGAGAAATAATGTCTCCAACTGAAGTCGCATCAAGTGGATAAATATCACCAGCA
Above is a window of Streptococcus cristatus ATCC 51100 DNA encoding:
- the pfkA gene encoding 6-phosphofructokinase, which gives rise to MKRIAVLTSGGDAPGMNAAIRAVVRKAISEGMEVYGIYGGYAGMVAGDIYPLDATSVGDIISRGGTFLHSARYPEFAKLEGQLKGIEQLKKHGIEGVVVIGGDGSYHGAMRLTEHGFPAVGVPGTIDNDIVGTDFTIGFDTAVTTAMDAIDKIRDTSSSHRRTFVVEVMGRNAGDIALWAGIATGADEIIIPEEGFKIEDIVASIKRGYEKGKKHNIIVLAEGVMSADEFGKKLKEAGDTSDLRVTELGHIQRGGSPTARDRVLASRMGAHAVKLLKEGIGGVAVGIRNEKMVESPILGTAEEGALFSLTADGKIVVNNPHKADIGLAELNRSINI